The sequence GCCCTCTAAGCCGCGGGCGAGATCGGGCAATTCCCGGTTCACAGCCGTCCCAACATCCGAAGGCCCCAAGACCATCTCGGTCTCTTCgtccttcctcttttccccaGCAAGATATTTGGCGTAGAGCGCCAGGAAGAGAGACTTTTGGCTGATATTAGGATATGGATTTTGCGAGGGCTGAACATGGTTTTTTGCAGGTTGGGAAAATGGCGCCTTGTCTTTGCCCTTGCGCGGAGTACCTCTCACGGTCTTGGATTTGGCATTCGGCGAGGCGACGGACAGGGGGACTGGTGGCACGGCGGGAGGTAGAAACACGGCGGCGCATCGGTCGTATTCTCGCGTGTCGAAGTAGGATTTAGCCAGAAGGTATTTGTGAGCTTCTTTGGCCTCCAACGCCGCTTCTAAGGGATCAAGACTCCTCAAGTATGGGTTTGACGGCACATTCGGGGGTTCTGCGAGGTCCATGGAAGATTCGGGGTCGGTCTGTCCTGAATCCAGAGGTACGATCGAGTCGAGCATTTCCGCCGCCCTGAACGCGCAAGAAAGATTTAGTCAAatgagggaaagagaggttCACCGGTGGCTCATTCGTCATATTTCGCACCATTTTGCAGATTGGTAAAGACACCGTTCGGAGCACTTGACAGTAGCCTCTTCGAAGCGATGCTTCAGTTCTTGTATGTCTTCCTCGGTAAAATCCATGGCGGGATGTTTGTTTTCCCCGCTTGGACAATGCGCGGCTTTTTGGAGATCgtttcttgattttcttttctgagCGATCAATGATTCTTTAAAATGAGAAGATTCTTTTTCGGATGTCTCCAACCAGGCGTTCCAGCTTCTACTTCACCTTGGGGCACTTGCGACGCAAGCACCTCAAGTCCCGCGGAGCTGGCGCGATCAATAAGTATTGCGGGCTTGGCGCGCGTTGTTGACACGATTAGCCGGAGAGCCTCAATAACATGTAAATTAACCCAGAGAAACTCGAATTGAATCAGATTCTCGTGTCGAGAGCACTTTCAGTGGCGCACGGGTCTTCAATCTCTTTTATTGCGTCCAACTGTGCCAGAATGGACGATATCGGTCAACGACACGATCGGCGTGCAGCAGTTAGCAGCGGCGACGATCTGACAGGCGGCCAAACAGTGCAAACGTGCCAAAGGAAGCAAACCGGCCCCTCTCCGCGGGGGGGCAGAAAGTCTAAATGTAGATTGATTGTTCGCGGGTCTTTGGCCCCCTAATGCTGCTGCTCTGCTAAATTTTTGTTCAATCCATTCCTCTCATCATGGCTTCGACTACCAAGCGCGCCGACTTTGAAGCGGTCTTTCCCGGTTTGGCCAAGGATATTCTTGCGCATGCGAAGAAGTACAACCTTCCCGCCAATGCTCTGGAGTGGTTCGAGAAGGTATTCTTAGACAGCCCCTCCTCATTCCCAATTCCACATCGAAAATGCTCGAGAGATCTCGGCGAAACCAAGGGTCAAAATTTTCCAATTGACAAGCTTGAACATCACTATAGTCTCTCTTCGCCAACACTCCTGGTGGCAAGCTCAACCGCGGTCTTTCCGTCCCCGACACCGGTCTCGCCCTCCTCCAGAAGCCCCTGACCGATGAGCAATTCGAGCACCTGAGCATCCTGGGCTGGCTCACGGAGCTGCTCCAGGCTTTCTTCCTGGTCAGCGATGACATGATGGACGGCTCCATCACCCGCCGCGGTCAGCCCTGCTGGTACCGTCAGGAGGGTGTTGGCATGATCGCCATCAACGACTCTTTCATGCTCGAGTCCTCCATCTATATGATCCTGAAGCAGCGCTTCCGCTCGCACCCTGCCTACATTGACCTGGTCGAGCTCTTCCACGAGACCACATGGCAAACCGAGCTGGGTCAACTGTGCGACCTGATTACGGCCCCCGAGGACAAGGTCGACCTGAACAACTTCTCTATGGAGAAGTACATGTTCATTGTCACCTACAAGACCGCCTACTACAGCTTCTACCTGCCCGTGGCCCTGGCTATGATGTACCTGGAGCTCGCCACTCCCGAGAACCTCAAGCAGGCGCATGACATCCTGATTCCACTGGGTCAATACTTCCAGATCCAGGATGACTACCTGGACAACTATGGCGATCCCGCCTTCATTGGCAAGATCGGCACCGACATCCAGGACAACAAGTGCTCGTGGTTGATCAATCAGGCGATCGCGCGGGCCACTCCGGAGCAGCGTGCGGTGCTGGATTCCGCCTACGGTCGTAAGGACAAGGTCCAGGaggccaaggtcaagaagatcttcgaggagatggagctggagaaggtGTATAAGGAGTATGAGGAGAAGGTGGTCGGAGAGCTGCGTGCCAAGATTGCCGCCgtggatgagaagagtgGTCTGAAGAAGGAGGTGTTTGAGTCCTTCCTCGGCAAGATTTACAAGCGCACCAAATAGACGTGTGGAAGATACCCAATCAGCAGGCGAAAGGGAGGTTTTTCCCATTTGGCTCCAAGAAAGAGGCTCTTTGTTGCCTATCGAATGTTGTTCAAGAAAACGACCACGGTGCCACGAGGCGTTTAGACTGGTCTATATTAACACTTTTTCCCCCACATTATTCTTGTAATTATTGTTTATCATGTTCCATCATTATTCTCATCAATAATCCCTTCTCATAATTTCTATTTGTACTTCTGGCACGACTTGAACCCAATTGGAAGCTGATGGCGAGACCAACTTTGTTACCCTCTGTCAAATCTTCCATACAAGTTCAATTTCTTCGGTGCATGGTTTCGGTATGGTCACGTGTGCTTTGATGGACTCCTGATCAGGTAATCGTGTCACAGTGCAGACTTCAAAGAGGCCGGAGACCTTATTCATGTGGGGTTTGGGGGGGGTTAAAGATTCGAGATTCAAGATTCGAGACCTGGGCTCTAGAGTCGAGTCTGGCCGAGGCTCAACACCCTAGCTGGAAAGCACCTCGGAAAGTGAACACATGGGAATATTTCCAGAGCCGCGAGGGCTCATTGTCATGGTCTAGACTCCAGACTCCAGGCTCCAGAGTAGTCATCCAAATCGTTCTTCATACATTTTCAGGTACATCTCTACGTAACGATCTACTAAAGACACTAGCAAGTGGCGGGATCCCTCCCTGGACGGACAGGCGGAGGTTTAGGTTCTGCGCGCGCAGGGCTCGGTGCCTTTTGGCATCTTCGGCTGAGTCGTTCGCTTCTGGACTTTGCTCGGAGGATTTACTCGAGTTGGGTAAAAATGAAGTCTCTTGTTGGGTACTACGCGGTGGGTGAGAGTAGTAAATAGTAAATACTAAAGTCAGTAAAATCAAGAACTACAAAGAACCAAGTCTTGAATACTGAAATAGTTCCTTTCTAGTACGTATCAAGTAAAGTACACACTACACAACCCCAGGTGCCCTTGGTAACTTTCGTTGCGTAGTGGCACAAGTGTACAATTCTGCAGAGACCACATGACTGActactccccccccccctgtccTTCTCAAGTCCAATCGGGTAAATAGAAAAACCCAAAGTCCACAGAGACGaagacggagacggagacgaAGCCGAAGATGGCAACTCTTGAAGAAACTCTATCTGCAGGTCTTCCGTCTACGACAAATCAACCATTTTCCTCCCCCGCTCTTTtaaatgagagagagggagagagggagaggaatGCAGAATGCAGCCCCATGTACAACCGTACTAGCCATGCAGACCCTCTTCTGCAGAGTTTCACGACAAagccccttctcttctctcttctctctccactctccacccCCGCACTCCGCACTGTGCTTACCAGTCAAAAAGGGCCCACGGCGgattttccctttcccaaAGGAGTAAAAGTGGGTGACAGGGTCCGAGCTAGATGATACTTTCTGCACAATGATACGAAGGAATAAAGTGCAAAATGCCAAATACATCTGGTCAGAGCGGACGGTCCAAGGTTGGACCGTGGGTATGTCTTATTCTGCAGCGTATCCTATAAAGGTAGTCTTGTATACcgatgggggaggggggattgGTTTTTAGGGGGAGATTTTTTGTTctgggttttttttcttttcccccagaTTGCTTGCACTTGTTGGCTGTCGGTGCTGTCGTATAATCTGCTGTTTAGGCTTGACACTCGAGACTCGAGGGTCAAGACAGAAGGCTAGTCGGTCCGAAATACGATCTCGGTGACAGATTGCAGGTCAAATCATGATCTAGTCAACAGTTGATCGGCGCTTCTATCGTTCTATTCTtttactactactactactactactactactactactactactactactacttcttcttctttccacccTTCTTCCCTGCTCCGTTCTTTTACTGTTGATCACGGTGAGTTCCTATATCTCTTTCCAAGGTTCAACTTGGAAGGAAATTgtgaaaaagggggggaaagagaaagaaaagaagggtgCGCCAATCGGTCAGAAGGAATATCCCATGTCTCTCAGAGAGACTGAATAAAAGACACAGACTAATCATCATGTTCCCCCATTTCAGAGCAGCAGCTTCTCATGCATTTCTTTTCGCCTGTGTGAATATCCGAATCCACTGAACCTCGAACCTCGAATCCAGGCCAGAAGAAACTCCCCCAAAAAATGTATGAACCAACACTGTCACCCGCTCATCATCGCCGGGCCACATATCCCCGACGAAGGAGGATATCCTTACAGATTGCCCTCCTCCTATTTATCCTCGGTTACTTGGGCCGCACAGCCCTCTATTCGATCGAACACAGTCGCGATCAAACATGTTACCGAGACTCCACAGTCTTTTCAAAAGAGTCCTGGGGGACAAGTGAATCGACGAGGAGTCGAGAGCAGGATACCACCACCCTCCGGGTGATTGAGCACTCGGCAGAGGGTCACCAGTCGATCATCCACGCCGATGTGGACAGAATCCCTTCTATTGACCGGGAGAAACAGTCcgacgagaaggagaaacAGTTGGACAAATTCTCCGAGGCGCTGGAGAACGTCCTCCTAGCGCTACCGGAACTGCCGGAGATCGTCGATGCGCTGGGTCCCATTGAAGGGACGGGCGAGGCCATGGTGCGTGAGATAGGCCTTCGAGCACGCCTATTCAAGAGTGCACTGGATGCCTGGGAAGCCCTTCACACTGTTATGTTTGAGGACCGGATTCAGATCCGAAGTGACGTGCTCCAGCATATTGTGAAGAATCCAAAACTCGCAACTCGACTCCAGCTGGACCACACCACTTTGATTCACAAGTATGAAGAGTTTCACTCCTACTTTGTGGCATTTTCAGAGCGTCTCTTCTCGTGGACATTACCGTATTTCCCGGATCTGGTCACTCTGCATGCGCAGCTTTggagtggaggaagaggcatTGTCTTGACGGGAGGAGATCATCAAGCTTCATATCTACTAACTTCGATTCAATCCATGCGAGACATGGGGTGTGAGTTACCCATTGAGGTGATGTATCTCGGCGAGGATGATCTCGGCCGCGAAAACCGAagaaaattggaaaaagtCAAGGGAGTCATCACACGCGATCTCAGCCCTCTCGTCAACGACAAAGGATGGAAGCTCAAAGGATGGGCCCTGAAGCCCTTTGCCATCATGCTGTCCAGCTTTCGAGAAGCCATCTTCATCGATGCGGATTCGCTCTTCCTGCGTGATCCGTCGATTCTCTTCTCGGATCCAGAGTATCAAAGCACCGGCGCGCTATTCTTTAAAGACCGGGTCATCGAACCTGCCTCCAAACTTGCCTGGTTGAAACGGATCCTGCCTCCTCCTATTTCGGCCCAGGTGCGAAGGAATCGGTTCTGGACGGGTACAAGTAGTCACATGCAGGAATCGGGTGTGGTGGTTGTGGATAAGTGGAAGCATTTTGTGGCGTTGATGGTCATCACTCGACTCAATGGACCGGATCGCGATGGCAACGAAGCCGAAGGACGTATCGGGGTATACGACATGGTCTTTGGTatggctctctctctctctctctgtgccTCCCAAGATCCAATTCCAGAATCATCATATcatcccctcctcctcgtgcCTTTTGCCGATTACCTTGCCCGCTCCATCCTCTAAcaaatctcccttttctctctcacagGCGACAAGGAAACCTTCTGGCTCGGATTCGAACTCGTCGGCGACACAAGCTACGCCTTTCACAACGGCAAAGTCGCCATCCTCGGCGTCCCGAAACCAGACTCTCCAGACCAAACATACTACCCCCAAGACCAGAACGACAACACcgacaacaccaccaccaacccCAACCTCCCCCGCACCAAATCCACCTTTTCAATCTGCGCTCCTCAACTCCTCCATCTCGACGTGGACGGTCGACCGCTCTGGTTCAACGGGTGGCTGCTGCCGAGCAAATTCTCCGACGATCCCCGATTACAGCCTGTCAATTTCACCTCGTTCATCGTGGAAGCGATGGATGGGGAGCATCTGAGTCCGTGGGAGGTGAAGGAGGATAATGTACTTTGTTTGTCGTCGGGGAGTGTGGTTGATCTCACGttggcggagaaggaggcggTTGATTTGACGGTCCGGACAGCGCGGAAGGTCGGGGCAATCAGGCAGCCTGTTTAAGTTTTGAGTGAGATGGGTCTGAATTCGTGAGATTGGGAGAGTTGAGTGTTGAGCTGTATATCATGATCATGAGCGAGTTGGGGAATTGTGTTTTTTGAAAAGAGATGGCCTCGGTATATGAAAGGAACACACAGATCTGGGATTTTGAGGATTTGCTTGGCCTTCTACGTGATCATTTTTCAGTAATTTCCTTACGAGATGTGGTTGGATGCTTTTGTAGCATTTGAGGGGGGATATAGAGCGGCGAGACGGACGGGGTCAATATCTTAGGGGACAACGCCCAGGTTGGACTCGTCTATATTGATCATGGATCAGGCAGGGCTGTCTCTTGCTGCGGACGGAAATACCAAGGTTCTTGAATCGGTGCATCTGCAGGGGAGATGGGGGTGGTATCATAATGTGACCCAACGGTGAGCATATCAGCTACGGACAATCTACCAGCTTGGAAGCATAAAGGGTTGCAGGTATTGCGCACAGCTGGGTCGTCCAGCTCAAGTGAATGAATTCATTGATAGTCTGCTATGTCCCGGATCGAAAGAGTGAAAATTCGGGGTCCTAAGCAAGCCAAAACAGCTGTCGAGCAACGAATGAAACGAACAGAGTGACCTTGGGAGTTGCTGCTGGACCTACTACCAAAAAGGAGTGGGCAATCGTGGTCCCACAAGCACTTAAGCAGAGGCCGAAACCTCCAACCGCTTGAAGCCACCCTTCTCGGCAACCTCCTTCTGCAACGCAGCCATGCGCTTCTGGTCCCCAAGGGGATCAGTCGAGTCCGCGTCCAGACCCCAGGACAGGTACTCGTTCGTGTAGTTCGCCTCAAACCCATCCGGCAGAACACCAAGACGCTTTCCATAGCGCGTGACCTTCTCCCAGTCACGATTGACATTCTTCAGGTCACGGCTGAAATACGCATACGAGCGCTCAAAGATCTTTCGGTTCACCGGGGTTCCCATGATAGGCTTGAAATCGACGTATTCCTCGTAGGTGCCGGCAGGATCGGCAATCACGGCATCCGTAGCGCGCTTCACTGCACGCATGAATTTGCCGACTTTTTCCTGGTTCGCCGCCAGGAAGGAGTCGTTGGCAATGTACAGGATGGAACAGAAACAGCAGCAGCCCAGCTCGGCAAGCTGGTCGATGCGGAGCATCTGGACATCGTCGCGAGGACGATTCTGGCCGGCGAGccattcttccagctcgaCCATTTGGACGTTCTCCAGACCGATACCAGCATCGATTTCTCCACGGATGATGGCCTTGGTGACATTCATACCGCAGCGAACAGCGGTGTAGTCATCCGCAGTCATGCCATAGTACTTGGTGAGTTCATCGATTTGGATCTTGCCGAACTCGCCGACGTAGCCGATCCGTTTATCCTTGAGAGTCCGGAAATCGGTGGTGATTCCGGACGACTTGAGGTAAACAACGCCCGTGAAGGGCTCATCCAGCAGAGACCCGATCGAAGTCACAGGGAAGTTTCGGGCTTTGGCCTGGAGGGGAAAGGGTCAGAGCGTGGAACTTCACCTCGAGGGAATGCGGGTACTCATCAAATGATAGAACAGAAAACACTTACAGCCAAGGTATGGATCATAGCCTTGAATCCCATGTCGACCTTGCCACTGCCAATGATCTCGGTGACATCGGACGGGTCATTCGGTTCGAGAAGGGCGACCTTGAGACCCTCGTCTTTGAAGTAACCTCGAGACTGAGCGAGATACAGCGGGGCGTGGTACGGGGTGGCGtgccttttttgtttgagaagaaagaaatacTTAGCCAACAGACTCGCCAGGTTCCTGTCGATGACagttggagggggaaagatCATCGGGTGAAATGATCTACAGTTCCAAATCAGTCATACCAGTTGGTCAAAAAGGTGATCTTGTCAGTGGACATCTTGACGAAGAACAACTATCGCTGCGACTGCAGGCCTCCACCAGACAAGTCAGTATGCCAAAGACCACAGCGTTCCCACAAGCCATTCCCCTCCATCCTTGATCACCCAAAAGTACGGTCAACAAAGTCCACTATACCACGAGTGATCAACGGAAGACGGAAACGACAGACGGAAACGCCAAAGCACaacgggggagggggaacaATCTAAAGTCACGCATGTCCTTTCGCTAGTATTATCTAGATCAAGTTTTGACAGTATAATCTCAGAACGATCCCACCCATCCTCTTGATCTCGGCTCGTGGATCCAGCCTTGACTGGCCACGAGGATATCGGACAGATCTCAGAGGAACGAGCAGAATCGAACACCTGTCATGCGTGTGGCAGTGACTGTTATACGTGGTACAATACCTCGATCCATCATGAACAATAATAGCGTGGACTCTGGTCCGAGCCTCGCGGGGACACCCCGCTTCGCGAGGCTTCAAGACGTGCGCGGCTCCATGATCGTAGAGTCGTACCGAATGGTTGATGATTGTTGAGGATGGTTTGTGTGAGGTGGTCGAGATTTGAATAGCACTGTGGTTGAAGCAAACCGTGTGAAATGGTGAAGCGtgtgagagagggaagaaaaacaaggtGATTCAGTCAGTGGGACGACGGCGGAGTACTTATCCTGGTTGACACTGCGAACAAAAGAACGTAACCCCTCCTCGTGATTTCCTCGTGATTCGGAGGAGAGAGCCCCGCGCCGACTGGAGTCTCTGCACTCTTGGCGAAGTTGCTGCGAATCGGGGCGGACAACGAAGGCACTATGCCGAGTATGACTGGACACGATGATGGCCGTTGTACGCAATTGAACAAAAAAGGGCTCACCGAGGACATACTGCAGCTTCGGTGGGTGTGATTGGGCTGGTTGGAAAGTCTATCCCATGAGag comes from Penicillium oxalicum strain HP7-1 chromosome I, whole genome shotgun sequence and encodes:
- a CDS encoding Farnesyl pyrophosphate synthase, with product MASTTKRADFEAVFPGLAKDILAHAKKYNLPANALEWFEKSLFANTPGGKLNRGLSVPDTGLALLQKPLTDEQFEHLSILGWLTELLQAFFLVSDDMMDGSITRRGQPCWYRQEGVGMIAINDSFMLESSIYMILKQRFRSHPAYIDLVELFHETTWQTELGQLCDLITAPEDKVDLNNFSMEKYMFIVTYKTAYYSFYLPVALAMMYLELATPENLKQAHDILIPLGQYFQIQDDYLDNYGDPAFIGKIGTDIQDNKCSWLINQAIARATPEQRAVLDSAYGRKDKVQEAKVKKIFEEMELEKVYKEYEEKVVGELRAKIAAVDEKSGLKKEVFESFLGKIYKRTK
- a CDS encoding 4-amino-5-hydroxymethyl-2-methylpyrimidine phosphate synthase, whose amino-acid sequence is MSTDKITFLTNWNLASLLAKYFFLLKQKRHATPYHAPLYLAQSRGYFKDEGLKVALLEPNDPSDVTEIIGSGKVDMGFKAMIHTLAAKARNFPVTSIGSLLDEPFTGVVYLKSSGITTDFRTLKDKRIGYVGEFGKIQIDELTKYYGMTADDYTAVRCGMNVTKAIIRGEIDAGIGLENVQMVELEEWLAGQNRPRDDVQMLRIDQLAELGCCCFCSILYIANDSFLAANQEKVGKFMRAVKRATDAVIADPAGTYEEYVDFKPIMGTPVNRKIFERSYAYFSRDLKNVNRDWEKVTRYGKRLGVLPDGFEANYTNEYLSWGLDADSTDPLGDQKRMAALQKEVAEKGGFKRLEVSASA